The following are from one region of the Achromobacter xylosoxidans genome:
- a CDS encoding nitroreductase family protein, which yields MSNAYLDALKQRRTQYSLGRNLSISKEELTSLIQEAIKHSPSSFNSQSSRAVILFGAESDKLWNIAIEEVRKVAPAESFAQTEAKLKSFAAGVGTVLFYEDQGVVQGLQEKFALYADNFPVWSEQAGGMAQLSVWSTLASAGVGASLQHYNPLIDAAVAREWNIPAYWKLRAQMPFGSNENGFGEKAFMDDAERFRVAG from the coding sequence ATGAGCAACGCTTATCTGGACGCCCTCAAGCAGCGTCGCACGCAGTACTCGCTGGGCCGCAACCTGTCGATCTCCAAGGAGGAACTGACCTCCCTGATCCAGGAAGCGATCAAGCACAGCCCCTCGTCGTTCAATTCGCAAAGTTCGCGCGCCGTGATCCTGTTCGGCGCCGAGAGCGACAAGCTCTGGAACATCGCGATCGAAGAAGTGCGCAAGGTCGCGCCGGCCGAGAGCTTTGCCCAGACCGAAGCCAAGCTCAAGAGCTTCGCCGCCGGCGTGGGCACCGTGCTGTTCTATGAAGACCAGGGCGTGGTGCAGGGCTTGCAGGAAAAATTCGCCCTGTACGCGGACAACTTCCCGGTCTGGTCCGAGCAGGCGGGCGGCATGGCCCAGCTGTCGGTCTGGAGCACCCTGGCCAGCGCCGGCGTGGGCGCCAGCCTGCAGCACTACAACCCGCTGATCGACGCCGCCGTTGCGCGCGAATGGAACATCCCGGCGTACTGGAAGCTGCGCGCGCAGATGCCGTTCGGCTCCAACGAAAACGGCTTCGGTGAAAAGGCGTTCATGGACGACG